One genomic window of Paeniglutamicibacter sp. Y32M11 includes the following:
- a CDS encoding GDSL-type esterase/lipase family protein encodes MDHRTIRLTAIGDELLAGHGDPRALGWYGRVLARTPGTEVRIESYTLAAPGEGTEALSTRWFDEASRRFGENVDNRLVVALSDRDLDLGLSTARSRLNLANILDSASQMSIKALVVGPAPGLDPERNARLAELSHVYADVATRRKHHYVDTFTPLQNHAQWRNDLTVNGGLPGQAGYGLMAWLVLHRGWYSWLGLQEPGAS; translated from the coding sequence GCCGGACACGGGGACCCACGAGCGTTGGGCTGGTACGGACGGGTGCTGGCACGCACCCCCGGCACCGAGGTCCGCATCGAGAGCTATACGTTGGCAGCTCCCGGCGAAGGTACCGAGGCATTAAGTACCCGCTGGTTTGATGAGGCTTCGCGCCGTTTCGGCGAGAACGTTGATAACCGTCTGGTTGTCGCGCTCTCGGACCGCGACCTTGATCTGGGCCTCTCCACGGCCCGCAGCCGACTCAACCTGGCCAATATTCTTGATTCAGCCTCCCAGATGAGCATCAAAGCACTGGTAGTAGGCCCGGCGCCGGGCTTGGACCCCGAGCGTAATGCCCGCCTGGCCGAATTATCGCATGTCTATGCGGACGTGGCCACGCGCCGTAAACACCACTACGTGGATACCTTCACCCCGTTGCAGAATCATGCCCAGTGGCGTAACGATCTCACGGTCAATGGTGGGCTTCCGGGACAGGCCGGGTACGGGCTGATGGCCTGGCTGGTACTCCATCGCGGCTGGTACTCCTGGCTTGGTTTGCAGGAGCCCGGCGCCAGCTAG
- a CDS encoding 50S ribosomal protein bL37, producing the protein MSKRARKRRGRKSGGANHGKRPNT; encoded by the coding sequence ATGAGCAAGCGCGCACGTAAGCGTCGGGGCCGTAAGTCCGGTGGAGCAAACCACGGTAAGCGTCCCAACACCTAA
- the rsrA gene encoding mycothiol system anti-sigma-R factor: MGDCQSLGDCDDNRIVRLYEYLDGALSLKDLSDVKEHLEHCAECTEEYDLECIIRSVVRRSCQEIAPDTLKSKIISRISEIQVEIGHA, from the coding sequence ATGGGTGACTGCCAATCACTAGGGGACTGCGACGACAATCGCATCGTCCGCCTGTACGAATACCTTGATGGTGCGCTGTCGCTGAAGGACCTCTCCGACGTCAAGGAGCACCTGGAACATTGTGCCGAATGCACCGAGGAATACGACCTTGAGTGCATCATTCGCTCGGTGGTTCGACGTAGCTGCCAGGAGATCGCTCCTGACACGTTGAAGTCAAAAATTATTTCGCGGATTTCCGAGATCCAGGTGGAAATCGGACACGCGTAG
- a CDS encoding sigma-70 family RNA polymerase sigma factor — protein MTEHMQGTDTVPVADETEAQRRERFERDALQYVDQLYSAAMRMARNPSDAEDLVQEAYTKAYSAFHQYKPGTNLKAWLYRILTNTYINLYRKRQREPLRTGTDTIEDWQMAKSAEHTPSGLRSAEVEALDHLPDSDVKNALQSIAEEFRLAVYFVDVEGFPYKDAADILGVPIGTVMSRLHRGRKQLRELLADYAQERGINTASKTKGAPKPGAEKK, from the coding sequence ATGACCGAGCATATGCAGGGCACCGACACTGTTCCGGTAGCCGACGAGACCGAAGCACAACGCCGCGAGCGCTTCGAGCGTGACGCGCTCCAATATGTTGACCAGCTCTATTCCGCTGCGATGCGCATGGCGCGGAACCCATCGGACGCAGAAGATCTGGTCCAGGAGGCCTATACCAAGGCGTATTCGGCATTCCACCAGTACAAGCCGGGGACTAACCTCAAGGCTTGGCTGTACCGGATCCTGACCAACACCTACATCAACCTGTACCGCAAGCGGCAGCGTGAACCATTGCGCACCGGCACCGACACCATCGAGGACTGGCAGATGGCCAAGTCCGCCGAGCACACCCCCAGCGGGTTGCGTTCAGCGGAGGTGGAGGCACTTGACCACCTGCCGGACTCCGACGTGAAAAATGCGTTGCAGTCCATCGCCGAAGAATTCCGGCTGGCGGTCTACTTCGTGGACGTGGAGGGCTTCCCGTACAAGGACGCCGCTGACATCCTCGGGGTACCGATTGGCACGGTGATGTCGCGCTTGCACCGCGGAAGAAAACAATTGAGGGAATTGCTCGCCGATTACGCGCAGGAGCGTGGAATCAACACAGCATCTAAGACCAAAGGGGCACCCAAGCCCGGAGCGGAGAAGAAATAA
- the aroA gene encoding 3-phosphoshikimate 1-carboxyvinyltransferase — MSTKDILDTVWDAPHPAYPVNGTVIVPASKSLTNRYLLLAALADGPSRIYNALASRDSDLMIGALRALGTGIESISSADGTVELRITPLDLERELGQVQIDCGLAGTVMRFVPPLAALVRGNITFDGDPHARLRPMAPVLTALSDLGVHVHENGEPGLLPATITGTGSLAGGRIVVDASASSQFISALMLVAARTEHGVEIVAAPGTIASPDHIEMTVATLRELGVEITRPTERSWKIEPGRITAFERTMEPDLSNAGPFLAAAMVTAGTVRIPHWPVRTTQVGDQWRTILTRMGAQITHHEDGILEITGPAKISGINYADSSELAPTLAAICALATEPSRLTGIAHLRGHETDRLAALVTELNKLGGKVTELHDGLLIEPATLHGGEFGTYADHRMATAGAIIGLAVPEVKVLDIGTTAKTMPDFPELWTTLATSGKATH; from the coding sequence TTGAGCACCAAAGACATCCTGGACACCGTATGGGACGCACCCCACCCCGCGTACCCAGTTAACGGCACCGTCATCGTTCCGGCGTCCAAGTCTTTGACCAACAGGTACCTGTTGCTCGCCGCATTGGCCGATGGGCCATCACGCATTTACAACGCTCTGGCCTCGCGAGATTCCGATCTGATGATCGGTGCACTGCGCGCTCTGGGCACCGGGATCGAGTCCATCAGCTCCGCCGATGGCACCGTGGAGCTTCGCATCACCCCGCTGGATCTTGAACGCGAGCTGGGTCAGGTGCAGATCGACTGCGGTCTGGCCGGAACCGTGATGCGCTTTGTTCCGCCGCTGGCGGCCTTGGTCCGCGGGAACATCACCTTTGATGGGGATCCGCACGCGCGGCTTCGCCCCATGGCCCCGGTGCTCACGGCCCTGAGTGATCTGGGGGTGCACGTGCACGAGAATGGTGAGCCCGGCCTGCTGCCAGCCACCATCACCGGGACCGGCTCACTGGCCGGGGGCCGGATCGTTGTTGACGCATCGGCATCCTCCCAATTCATCAGCGCGCTGATGCTGGTTGCGGCCCGGACCGAACACGGAGTGGAGATTGTTGCCGCGCCGGGCACCATCGCCAGCCCCGATCACATCGAGATGACCGTCGCCACGCTGCGCGAACTGGGAGTGGAGATCACACGGCCCACCGAGCGCAGCTGGAAGATCGAACCGGGGCGCATCACAGCCTTTGAACGCACCATGGAACCGGATCTCTCCAATGCCGGGCCATTCCTGGCCGCCGCCATGGTCACCGCTGGCACCGTGCGCATCCCACACTGGCCGGTGCGCACCACGCAGGTCGGGGACCAATGGCGCACCATCCTCACGCGCATGGGGGCACAAATCACCCATCATGAGGACGGGATTCTTGAAATCACCGGACCGGCGAAGATCAGCGGCATCAACTACGCCGATTCTTCCGAGTTGGCCCCGACGCTGGCCGCCATCTGCGCCCTGGCCACCGAGCCCTCACGACTCACCGGCATCGCCCACCTGCGTGGCCACGAAACCGACAGGCTTGCTGCCCTGGTCACCGAGCTGAACAAGCTCGGCGGGAAAGTCACCGAACTTCACGACGGGCTGCTGATCGAGCCGGCCACGCTGCATGGCGGCGAGTTCGGTACCTATGCGGACCACCGGATGGCCACCGCCGGAGCCATCATCGGCCTGGCGGTACCCGAGGTCAAGGTCCTTGACATCGGAACCACCGCCAAGACCATGCCCGATTTCCCCGAACTTTGGACGACGCTGGCTACCAGCGGAAAGGCCACACACTAA
- the rsgA gene encoding ribosome small subunit-dependent GTPase A, whose protein sequence is MARNTEDWEDFTVRARPNKKGTRPRTKDRPAYEDALIGRIITVDRGRYRAILDEDGPQERIVIAARARELRRNPVVPGDFVALVGDTSGDPDTLARLVRIENRSTLLRRSADDTDPVERVVVANVDQLVIVVAAANPEPRTGFIDRAIVAAFDAGISPLLCITKADVRDPEPFLENYRHLDIDIVVSRTTDETATGIDARSADGLSARLAGTPVEALREHLASKVSVVIGHSGVGKSTLVNALTGAQRATGNVNAVTGRGRHTSSSALALRIDDAPAGSWIIDTPGIRSFGLALVDPENILNAFADLVPVANRCARGCTHKAAEPKCALDAWVASGEAGPVGIARLESYRRLLGQDEETETKELGSI, encoded by the coding sequence ATGGCACGCAATACCGAGGATTGGGAAGACTTCACCGTCCGCGCCCGCCCCAATAAAAAGGGCACCCGCCCCCGCACCAAGGACCGCCCGGCCTACGAGGACGCCCTGATCGGGAGAATCATCACCGTTGACCGTGGCCGCTATCGCGCGATCCTGGATGAGGACGGCCCGCAGGAGCGGATTGTGATTGCTGCCCGTGCTCGCGAGCTACGCCGCAACCCGGTGGTGCCCGGGGACTTTGTGGCGCTGGTGGGCGATACCTCCGGGGATCCGGACACGCTCGCGCGTCTGGTGCGCATCGAGAACCGCAGCACCTTGCTGCGCCGCAGTGCCGATGATACCGATCCGGTGGAGCGCGTGGTGGTGGCCAACGTGGATCAGCTGGTGATCGTGGTGGCGGCCGCCAACCCGGAACCGCGTACCGGTTTCATCGATCGGGCGATCGTTGCTGCCTTTGATGCGGGTATCAGCCCGCTGCTGTGCATCACCAAGGCGGACGTGCGTGACCCGGAACCCTTCTTAGAGAACTACCGCCACCTGGACATTGACATCGTGGTCTCGCGCACCACCGATGAAACGGCCACCGGCATCGATGCGCGCAGCGCCGATGGACTCTCCGCCCGCTTGGCCGGTACCCCGGTGGAGGCTCTGCGTGAGCATCTGGCCTCGAAGGTTTCGGTGGTCATCGGTCACTCCGGTGTCGGCAAGTCCACGCTGGTCAACGCGCTCACCGGTGCCCAGCGCGCCACCGGCAACGTTAATGCCGTCACGGGCCGCGGCCGGCACACCTCGTCCTCGGCCCTGGCGCTAAGAATCGATGACGCTCCGGCGGGCAGCTGGATCATCGATACCCCCGGCATTCGCTCCTTCGGGTTGGCCCTGGTCGACCCGGAAAACATCTTGAACGCGTTTGCCGATTTGGTCCCCGTGGCCAATCGGTGTGCCCGCGGTTGCACGCATAAGGCCGCCGAGCCGAAATGTGCCCTAGACGCCTGGGTCGCCTCCGGCGAGGCGGGGCCGGTGGGCATCGCCCGGCTGGAATCCTACCGTCGACTCCTGGGTCAGGACGAAGAGACTGAAACCAAGGAGCTCGGCTCCATCTAG
- the hisN gene encoding histidinol-phosphatase yields MNTDVMTYLDDLRLAHVIADSVDSLTLSRFKAVDLVVETKPDLTPVSDADKAAEETIRSHIARARPRDAITGEEFGTTGKSNRHWVIDPIDGTKNFVRGVPVWATLIALIDDGEPVVGLVSAPALNRRWWAAKDLGAFTGRSLTSAHRLQVSSVSKLSDASMSYSSLSGWKERGQRENFLELTDSLWRTRAYGDFWSYCMVAEGAIDLAAEPELNLYDMAALVPIVREAGGRFTSVEGVEGCDGGNAVASNGLLHDAALEILNAGR; encoded by the coding sequence ATGAACACCGACGTGATGACCTACCTTGATGACCTGCGCCTAGCCCATGTCATTGCCGACTCGGTCGATTCCCTGACGCTTTCGCGTTTCAAGGCAGTTGACCTCGTCGTGGAGACCAAGCCGGATTTGACCCCGGTCTCCGATGCGGACAAGGCGGCGGAGGAAACCATCAGGTCACACATTGCCCGGGCACGGCCGCGTGATGCCATTACCGGCGAAGAATTCGGTACCACCGGCAAGTCGAACCGGCACTGGGTCATCGACCCGATTGATGGCACCAAAAACTTTGTGCGTGGCGTTCCGGTGTGGGCCACGCTGATCGCCCTGATTGACGATGGAGAACCCGTGGTGGGTTTGGTCTCCGCTCCGGCGCTGAACCGCCGCTGGTGGGCCGCCAAGGACCTCGGTGCGTTCACCGGTCGCTCGCTGACCAGCGCCCACCGGCTCCAGGTCTCCTCGGTGAGCAAATTATCCGATGCCTCGATGTCCTACTCCTCGCTGAGCGGTTGGAAGGAACGCGGGCAACGGGAGAACTTCCTGGAGCTCACCGACTCGTTGTGGCGCACACGCGCCTATGGCGACTTCTGGTCCTACTGCATGGTGGCGGAGGGTGCCATTGATCTGGCCGCCGAGCCCGAACTGAACCTCTACGATATGGCCGCTCTGGTTCCGATCGTTCGCGAAGCCGGCGGCCGCTTCACCTCGGTCGAAGGTGTGGAGGGCTGCGATGGCGGAAATGCCGTGGCCAGCAACGGCCTGCTGCACGATGCGGCACTGGAAATTTTGAACGCCGGCCGCTAA
- a CDS encoding metal-dependent transcriptional regulator, which yields MSPAPLTASEENYLKALHALTEWENDPVTTGNIAAQLGVAPASATSMVSKLAGKNLLIHPPYGAISFTEAGRLAALSVVRRHRLIETFLLKELDYGWDEVHEEAEQLEHTVSPRFIEALAARLGHPAADPHGDPIPGPDGAMVMPPAVRLDRFYAAGSPSQAIISRISDEDPAFLRLCTDLGISPGSTIELPHPELSIFDTTMLWVLAVPTDA from the coding sequence ATGTCCCCGGCACCATTAACGGCCAGCGAGGAAAACTACCTCAAGGCGCTCCACGCGCTGACCGAATGGGAAAACGACCCGGTCACCACCGGGAACATCGCCGCCCAGCTGGGTGTTGCCCCGGCGTCGGCTACCTCCATGGTGTCCAAGTTGGCGGGCAAAAACCTGCTGATTCACCCGCCCTATGGTGCCATTTCCTTCACCGAGGCTGGCCGACTGGCCGCGCTTTCGGTGGTGCGCCGGCACCGGCTCATCGAGACGTTCCTGCTCAAGGAGCTCGACTATGGGTGGGATGAGGTGCATGAGGAGGCGGAACAACTTGAGCACACCGTCTCCCCACGGTTCATTGAGGCCCTTGCCGCCCGCTTGGGCCACCCGGCCGCTGATCCCCACGGTGATCCAATCCCCGGTCCAGACGGCGCCATGGTGATGCCGCCGGCCGTCCGGCTAGACAGGTTTTATGCCGCGGGATCCCCAAGCCAGGCGATCATTTCGCGCATTAGCGATGAAGACCCAGCCTTCCTTCGGCTGTGCACCGATTTAGGGATCTCCCCCGGCAGCACCATCGAGCTGCCCCACCCAGAACTGAGCATTTTCGACACGACGATGTTGTGGGTGCTTGCCGTACCCACCGACGCCTAA
- a CDS encoding CrcB family protein, producing MMKADPPQTSTEAVKATARITAGNLLAVMVGGFLGAALRVGLGFVFPEDGGFPITTLVVNISGTAALAALTSYWQVTHRGRPWLRAGIGTGFLGAYTTFSSLVLFILDTPLPLALSALLVSLSGCAAVAWLVMAGVERMVRPPVGAQTDPGAAGPAVRSENGGEGS from the coding sequence ATGATGAAAGCAGACCCGCCGCAGACAAGCACCGAAGCGGTCAAGGCCACAGCACGGATCACCGCCGGTAATCTGTTGGCCGTGATGGTGGGCGGATTCCTTGGGGCCGCGCTGCGTGTGGGACTCGGCTTCGTCTTCCCCGAAGATGGCGGATTCCCCATCACCACGCTGGTGGTCAATATCAGCGGAACGGCTGCCCTGGCGGCCCTGACCAGCTACTGGCAGGTGACTCATCGCGGCCGGCCCTGGTTACGCGCGGGAATCGGCACCGGCTTCCTGGGCGCCTACACCACCTTCTCCTCCCTTGTCCTGTTTATCTTGGATACCCCGCTCCCATTGGCACTGAGCGCGCTATTGGTCTCACTGAGCGGATGCGCCGCTGTGGCATGGCTGGTCATGGCGGGAGTCGAACGCATGGTGCGACCTCCTGTGGGGGCGCAGACTGACCCCGGTGCCGCGGGACCGGCAGTGAGAAGCGAGAACGGCGGGGAGGGCTCGTGA
- a CDS encoding CrcB family protein — translation MSLLWPGGFLLIALAGALGALIRYLIDVFISARQHAQPRRGAKIFPAGILVANTAAAFLVGATAAWARNHGVGMDLFSLSRFSDLVVVALILGVGGGLSTMSTFMLAVVSLWRSGARAMALSYLGATVIAGLCAGLAGILLGRLLP, via the coding sequence GTGAGTCTCTTGTGGCCCGGAGGGTTCCTGCTGATCGCCCTGGCGGGTGCCCTCGGCGCACTGATTCGCTATCTCATTGATGTTTTCATTTCCGCGAGGCAGCATGCGCAGCCGCGGCGTGGTGCAAAAATCTTCCCGGCCGGCATCCTTGTGGCCAATACCGCTGCGGCGTTCCTAGTGGGCGCTACTGCCGCATGGGCCCGGAATCACGGCGTCGGGATGGATCTTTTTTCACTTTCCCGCTTCTCGGATCTGGTCGTTGTGGCACTGATCCTCGGCGTGGGCGGCGGATTGAGCACCATGAGTACATTCATGCTGGCCGTGGTCTCACTGTGGCGCTCCGGCGCGCGCGCCATGGCGCTCAGCTACCTCGGAGCTACGGTTATCGCCGGACTCTGCGCGGGACTAGCGGGAATTTTGCTCGGGAGACTACTTCCCTAA
- a CDS encoding YrdB family protein, giving the protein MTPGTIDTATNVGSVPVRPTTQKLGTEDNHVADLTSKTPATDDADVVSTPTAAKSSPAQRREAASEPAQSEAATAGDSVTPSRQHGTSENKAHNAPEQTPVAAVAFEETEAATTPKSAKAPAGTTGSGVVAALTTVGFVLEVALLGAFGIWGLQTLNFSPVLSVLISVVPVLIFWILFLSPKAPLHFAQPYHAVVSHLLFAAGAVLLAVAGQPVLAIAMGVLTAISLALTVAARDRRSVPSKTSGRRAAR; this is encoded by the coding sequence GTGACCCCCGGAACCATCGATACCGCCACAAACGTTGGTTCTGTTCCGGTGCGGCCAACGACGCAGAAGCTGGGCACCGAGGACAACCACGTCGCAGATTTGACGTCCAAGACTCCCGCGACGGATGACGCCGACGTTGTGAGCACACCCACCGCAGCGAAATCATCGCCGGCTCAGCGTCGAGAAGCAGCATCAGAACCGGCGCAGTCGGAAGCCGCTACGGCCGGTGACTCCGTTACACCTTCGAGGCAGCACGGCACGAGCGAGAATAAGGCGCACAATGCGCCTGAGCAGACTCCTGTCGCTGCCGTTGCATTCGAAGAGACGGAAGCGGCCACGACGCCAAAGTCTGCCAAAGCACCAGCGGGAACGACGGGGAGCGGCGTCGTAGCAGCGCTTACGACCGTCGGCTTCGTCCTGGAAGTAGCACTCTTGGGTGCCTTCGGGATCTGGGGATTGCAGACGCTGAACTTCAGCCCTGTGCTCTCCGTGCTCATCAGCGTCGTTCCGGTACTGATTTTCTGGATTCTATTCTTGTCCCCGAAGGCTCCACTACATTTTGCGCAGCCCTACCACGCCGTTGTGTCGCACCTCTTATTCGCGGCCGGTGCCGTTCTCCTAGCCGTTGCCGGGCAACCGGTGCTGGCCATAGCCATGGGCGTGCTGACCGCAATCAGCCTGGCACTGACCGTCGCTGCGCGGGATCGCCGGTCCGTGCCCAGCAAGACTTCGGGTCGGCGCGCCGCCCGTTAG
- a CDS encoding UPF0182 family protein encodes MPTIIVIGVLVAAFVFVSSIYADVLWFTQLGFERVFWTEYLSKAAIFVVAFAIMGFAVWISLRLAYRSRPVYAPDGQRQDAMSKYQSQLEPMRRLLMIGVPVVVGIFAASAVTSQWKEVLLFFNQVDFNEVDPQFGMDLSFYMFSLPFIGLLSGYLISVVLIAGIAGLLTHYLYGGIRIEERGGVVIGKPARIHIAVVAVAFLLLQAVNFWVDRYSTLLAQDGRVAGALYTDVHAVIPTKTILAIAAVLVAVTFIVAAIIGRWRLPIIGTAMLLVTVIVAGGIYPFIVQQYQVIPSEKTLEREFIQKNIDMTRQAYGLDGVEETPYDVQLNPQKNALAKDSATTTNIRLLDPNLVSAAFDQLQQFRTYYKFTTTLNVDRYEIDGKTEDTVIGVRELNVDQTDTWVNQHITYTHGYGVVAAFGNRVAAGGRPDFMLSGIPTNGVLGNDDTYEPRIYFGETSPSYSIVGGPEGWAPRELDRPASGSGSQDTRNTFDGDGGPSVGNFFNRLVYSLKFASTDLLLSDAINEESQILYDRSPKERVEKVAPYLTVDSNTYPAIVDGRVQWIVDAYTTSDNYPYSKQQALASAVTDSLTGGTRAVAQTGQINYIRNSVKATVDAYDGSVTLYAWEPEEPMLKAWQKVFPTNIKSYKDMSAELMSHVRYPEDLFKVQRELLSTYHVTDPEGYYDANDAWSVPSDPTQSNASIKQPPYYLSLKMPKQEKEAFSLTSTFIPQTASGGQQRNVLFGFLSAEADAGSEAGVKAEGYGKLRLLAIPRELSVPGPGQAQQNFDSNATVSQALNLLRQGASEVKNGNLLSLPVGGGILYVQPVYVQSSGQTSYPTLRKVLVAFGDKVGFADTLAEALDQVFQGTSGAVTSETETGGTGTPESGDPEVDLTVEQQLTDALGDANAAIKAGQEALAKNDFAAYGAEQTKLKDALDRATEAQDALTAPAEPTDAPAPSAPASETPAP; translated from the coding sequence TTCGTCTTTGTCTCGAGCATTTATGCGGACGTGCTGTGGTTCACCCAGCTCGGCTTTGAGCGTGTGTTCTGGACCGAGTACCTATCCAAGGCCGCCATCTTCGTGGTGGCTTTCGCGATCATGGGCTTCGCCGTCTGGATTTCGCTGCGGCTGGCCTACCGCTCACGTCCCGTGTACGCGCCGGACGGTCAGCGCCAAGACGCCATGTCCAAGTACCAATCCCAGCTTGAGCCGATGCGTCGTCTGCTGATGATCGGTGTGCCGGTTGTGGTGGGAATCTTCGCCGCCTCGGCCGTGACCTCACAGTGGAAAGAGGTGCTGCTGTTCTTCAACCAAGTTGATTTTAATGAGGTTGACCCGCAGTTCGGCATGGACCTGTCCTTCTACATGTTCTCCCTTCCCTTCATCGGGCTTTTGTCCGGCTACCTGATCTCCGTGGTGCTCATTGCCGGTATCGCGGGCCTGCTCACCCACTACCTTTATGGCGGCATTCGCATTGAGGAACGCGGCGGGGTTGTTATTGGCAAACCGGCCCGTATTCACATCGCCGTCGTCGCAGTGGCCTTCCTGTTACTTCAGGCAGTGAATTTCTGGGTTGACCGCTACTCGACACTGCTCGCCCAAGACGGCCGAGTTGCCGGCGCGTTGTACACCGACGTGCACGCAGTGATCCCCACCAAGACCATTCTGGCCATCGCCGCGGTGTTGGTTGCCGTGACGTTCATCGTTGCTGCGATCATCGGGCGCTGGCGCCTGCCGATCATCGGTACCGCCATGTTGCTGGTCACCGTCATCGTTGCCGGGGGAATTTACCCGTTCATCGTCCAGCAGTACCAGGTCATCCCCTCGGAAAAGACGCTGGAACGCGAGTTCATCCAAAAGAACATCGACATGACGCGCCAGGCCTACGGGTTGGATGGGGTTGAGGAAACGCCTTACGACGTTCAGCTGAACCCGCAGAAGAACGCCCTCGCCAAGGACAGTGCGACCACCACGAACATTCGCCTGCTTGACCCGAACCTGGTCTCAGCGGCGTTTGATCAGCTGCAGCAGTTCCGCACCTACTACAAATTCACCACCACGCTGAACGTTGACCGCTACGAGATTGACGGAAAAACCGAAGACACGGTCATCGGTGTCCGTGAACTGAACGTGGATCAGACCGATACCTGGGTCAACCAGCACATCACCTACACCCACGGTTACGGTGTGGTTGCTGCCTTCGGTAACCGCGTGGCCGCGGGCGGCCGCCCCGACTTCATGCTCAGCGGCATTCCTACCAACGGTGTTCTTGGCAACGACGATACCTACGAACCACGCATTTACTTCGGTGAAACGTCCCCGTCCTACTCGATTGTTGGTGGTCCAGAGGGTTGGGCACCGCGTGAACTTGACCGTCCGGCTTCCGGCTCGGGCAGCCAAGATACGCGTAATACCTTCGACGGCGACGGCGGCCCCTCGGTGGGCAACTTCTTCAACCGGTTGGTCTACTCGCTGAAGTTCGCCTCCACGGACCTGTTGCTTTCCGATGCCATCAACGAGGAATCGCAGATTCTTTACGATCGCAGCCCGAAGGAACGTGTCGAAAAGGTCGCCCCGTACCTGACCGTCGATTCAAACACCTACCCGGCGATTGTTGATGGCCGCGTGCAGTGGATCGTCGATGCCTACACCACCTCGGATAACTACCCTTATTCCAAGCAGCAGGCACTTGCATCGGCCGTGACCGACTCGCTGACCGGCGGCACTCGTGCCGTCGCTCAGACCGGCCAGATCAACTACATCCGCAACTCGGTCAAGGCAACCGTTGACGCCTACGACGGATCGGTCACCCTGTACGCCTGGGAGCCGGAAGAGCCAATGTTGAAAGCCTGGCAGAAGGTCTTCCCCACCAACATCAAGTCCTACAAGGACATGTCTGCCGAGCTGATGAGTCACGTGCGATACCCGGAGGACCTATTCAAGGTTCAGCGTGAGCTACTCTCCACGTACCACGTGACAGATCCCGAGGGTTACTACGACGCCAACGATGCTTGGTCCGTTCCCTCGGACCCGACCCAGTCCAACGCGAGCATCAAGCAGCCGCCGTACTACCTCTCACTGAAGATGCCGAAGCAAGAGAAGGAAGCCTTCTCGCTGACCAGTACGTTCATTCCGCAGACAGCCTCGGGCGGTCAGCAGCGTAACGTGCTCTTCGGCTTCCTGTCTGCGGAAGCCGATGCCGGCTCCGAGGCGGGAGTGAAGGCCGAGGGCTATGGCAAGCTGCGGCTGCTGGCCATCCCGCGTGAGCTCTCCGTCCCCGGTCCCGGCCAGGCACAGCAGAACTTCGACTCCAACGCCACGGTTTCACAAGCGTTGAACCTGTTGCGTCAGGGTGCCTCGGAGGTCAAGAACGGCAACCTGCTCTCGCTGCCCGTTGGTGGCGGTATCCTCTACGTCCAGCCCGTCTACGTGCAGTCCTCGGGCCAGACCTCCTACCCGACGCTGCGTAAGGTCCTTGTGGCCTTCGGCGACAAGGTTGGCTTCGCCGATACCCTGGCCGAAGCACTTGATCAGGTGTTCCAGGGAACCTCCGGCGCGGTGACCAGTGAAACCGAAACCGGTGGCACCGGGACTCCCGAGTCAGGGGATCCGGAGGTCGACCTGACCGTGGAGCAGCAGCTGACCGACGCCTTGGGTGATGCGAATGCGGCCATCAAGGCTGGCCAAGAGGCATTGGCGAAGAATGACTTCGCTGCCTATGGCGCGGAGCAGACGAAGCTTAAGGATGCGCTCGATCGCGCAACTGAAGCTCAGGATGCACTCACCGCTCCCGCTGAACCGACTGATGCTCCAGCGCCTTCGGCACCGGCCAGCGAAACTCCGGCTCCGTAA